In Acidiphilium acidophilum, one genomic interval encodes:
- a CDS encoding DNA-3-methyladenine glycosylase family protein yields the protein MTRLARAHLTTVDPVLGALIREVGRCTLVPDRTREPYAALISAVAHQQLHARAAEAILGRLGGVCGATVPAPDTLLSLSDETLRGCGFSGSKILALRDVALRTLDGTVPSRRAAARMSDAVLIERLSALRGIGRWTVEMLLIFTLGRPDVFPVDDFGVREGYRLIHGLPIQPKPRAFAVIGEAYAPYRSTAAWYLWRAADRAKKIPLPK from the coding sequence ATGACCCGTCTCGCCCGCGCGCACCTGACCACCGTCGATCCGGTACTGGGTGCCCTGATCAGGGAGGTCGGACGATGCACTCTGGTGCCGGATCGCACGCGCGAGCCTTATGCGGCGCTGATTTCGGCGGTGGCGCATCAGCAACTCCATGCGCGGGCGGCGGAAGCGATTCTGGGGCGTCTGGGGGGCGTGTGCGGCGCGACGGTTCCCGCACCCGACACTCTATTGTCGCTATCCGATGAGACGTTGCGCGGGTGTGGATTTTCCGGGTCGAAGATTCTGGCACTGCGGGATGTGGCGTTGCGGACGCTCGATGGCACGGTGCCATCCCGCCGGGCGGCGGCGCGGATGAGCGATGCCGTATTGATCGAACGGCTGTCCGCCTTGCGCGGGATCGGGCGGTGGACGGTAGAGATGCTGCTGATTTTCACGCTGGGGCGGCCGGATGTGTTTCCGGTGGATGATTTCGGCGTGCGCGAGGGATATCGGCTGATCCATGGCTTGCCGATCCAGCCGAAACCCCGGGCATTCGCCGTAATCGGCGAGGCCTATGCGCCCTACCGGAGCACGGCTGCCTGGTATCTCTGGCGCGCGGCGGATCGAGCCAAGAAGATTCCCCTGCCGAAGTGA